The DNA region ATGATTCAGAACCATTAATTTCTAATAAGCCTTAGCATGATTTCCCTTAAGAGAAAAGTGCCTAACAAAAATATGTTCCTTCAACTACAAAACTAGTGGTGACTGGTGAGGAAGGACTATATCCACATATCAAGTAGCAGCATCAGTTTTCCAAATCTTGCTGCTCTTGTCGTCAAATGCATAAAAATGACTTATGTAGGTGAACCACACTAGTGGTAGCTACACTAAGAATAGGGACCAATAATAACTTCCCATATTTACTATTGTGCAGACAAAATTGACTAgtctcttgatgattttaatGGAACTGTCATGGTCATCTCCTCCTCATATGGCCTTGGCTAACTGAATGTTTATACGTACCATTTAGGATTTCAGATTTGATACAATCAACTGCATTGCAGTCACACGTCCAAGCCATTCATATTGAATGGTTCACATTTCAAACATATTTGTATCTGATTTCGCAAGATTCAATATGAACCATAGGATTTAAATCGAATGACAATTATTAGATGACTATGGTGACTGCGTGAAAATGTGACTGCATCCAATCTGAATCCGTGCCATATATGGCTTTGGTGCACATCCTTTGGTGTGTCTCTTTTGGTTCATAGGCAACATGCACTCGTGTGCACTTGCCCACACATGAGGATTGTTGTGACCACACTACTCGGACACCTAGATATGGAGATTGGGAATGATGGGCCAGACAATTTATTGACTAACATCAGTGTCTGAAAAGAAGATTAAAGTTAATTATACTAAGAATGCATGTGTAGTTCTTAAGGTTCTTTGCACTAGAAAAggcccctccaccattactcttTGCTCCTGTGGTGGGACTTTGTGACTAATCAGTAATTACCTTCCTGATGATGATACTTGATCAAAATTTGTAATTGATCTGCTAATTTAAATTATCATGCACTCTCTATTTGGACCTGCCAGTAGTTGGAAATTGAAATATTACCCACTAATGGACTTACTGTGATGAAATAAAGTGCTTGTTATGAGATCAACCTAAAGAGGAGGCAGTGAGATATTAATGGGCCATAGTAAATCTATCCTAGTCAAAAGAAATTACCTCCCAAGCAATcacttttaatttgttatagAGTAACTTTCAAGCTCTTAAAATGATGGTGGGATCTCTATAATAATCATTGCCCATCTGTATGATGATATAAATACATTAAGGTTAGATTGTATCATGTACATGCTCATGGACATGGTATATACATAGCCAACAACCATTAAACACCATATTCCCACTCAAAACCAATAGGAGCATATAGAATCCAAGGAAACACAGCTCTTTGCTCCCCACAGTCCCTAACACAAACCTGTGGTTTTAACAGCATGAGAAGGATAAAAGCACTGTTCCCACTCATACCCCACTTCCTTCCTCCTTCTCTATTGCTAATGCAACTATTCACGTTATGTGGGTCTCACACAAAAACCTCCAAAACCCCCCTCATCATATAAAATCATGGCTAGAGTCCTTGATTATTCTACACTGACCCTCCCACTACTCTCAATCATTTCAAACCATTTTATCTCTTTGCATCCTTGAAATAGCACTGCTATCCATACTTCAACCTTTCATAACTTAAGACAAGCTCCTAAACTTGCACCATGTCCATAACAGGGCTAATAGACCCAGAAATGAATCACAAGAAGTCCTTCCACCTCAGGAATGATTCTGGTGAGCTTGATGTGTTTGAAGCTGCAAGATACTTCTCAGGATACAATGAAGTTGTTGGCTACACTGGCTCTACTCTTGCCCAGAAGATCATGAGAGAAGAAAGGCATGGACACAGAGCCAGAATCAGCTTAGATATGCCAATGAGAAGCTTGCTTCCTCAGCAATTTCATGGCATGGAGAAGCAGATGAAGGAGAAGAAACACAAGCAGCCTAGCTCCCCAGGTGGTAGGCTTGCAAGCTTCTTGAATTCTCTCTTCAACCAATCAGCATCTAAGAAGAAGAAATCAAAGTCCAGCTCACAGTCCATGAAGGATGAAGATGAGAGCCCTGgtggaaggagaaggagaaggagcagCATTAGCCATTTCAGAAGCTCCAGCACTGCAGATTCAAAGTCTACACTCTCTTCTTTAAGCTCAGGATTCAGAACTCCTCCTTATGTACTACAAACTCCAACAAAGAGCTGCAAGGAATTCAGAACCTCCTCAGACCACAAGCATACAGTTCCCTTGCCAACAAAGTTGAATGGACATGCAAAACAAAACACTTTGCAAAATGAGTTGAAGAAAGACTCAACTTTTCTGGATGATAAGTATAAACATAGCAATAATGGGTTATCAGAGAAACAAAAGAACTGGGGGAATGAGTTGCTTGAAAAAGATAGGACATGGCTGGAGAAATACTCATTAGAGGAGAAGGATATCAGAAAATTCAACGAGGTTGATGATGGTGCAGAAAGTGATTCAAGCTCTGATCTGTTTGAATTGCAAAACTATGACTTGGGTTACTGCTCAAGTGGTCTACCTGTCTATGAAACTACCAATATGGATAACATCAAGAGAGGAGCACCAATTTCCAGTGGTCTTCTGTGATACTGAATAATTTATCTTCTTGATTGGTTCATGTGGAACTAGCAAGTTAGAAACTATGAACTTCTTTCAATACTTTTCTGTGTGTACAGTTTGGAATGTTGGCTTGTCTTATTCGTATCtaattttatcttctttttttgtttttggactTTTGTTTTAAGAGTgcaaaaatataacaaaagtaTCCACCATTACCAACTTTATCAGATGTTTGCCATGATTTTAGGACACCTGATTTTAGGTGTTTAACATATCACCAAGACTCCAATTCATGAGGGCTTCCATTGTCAACATTATTGACCTTGGAGATGGAACAATTATACCGGAACAGCCAACATACATCCAGagtgagaaaagaaaaaaataaaaataagtaatagTGTGATATATGATGAATgtgataagaagagagagatcgCGAGAAAAATGAGGTGTATAAAAAATGTTTATACTATTTAGATGTTTAAGTATCATTACTGTTTTCACCGATGAAATCAGAGCAACTTAAGCCAAGATTGTAGTATAGCaccaataattaattattattgtgtCCCATTGACATGCTTATGTAATGGAAGGTGGTTAATTAGGGGGTTGGGATTTTTAAAAGTAAGTTAATGGGAGTATAATAATCCTCCCCCACCACACCCCACCCCTAAATTGATTCTGATGTGACA from Lotus japonicus ecotype B-129 chromosome 2, LjGifu_v1.2 includes:
- the LOC130739711 gene encoding protein BIG GRAIN 1-like E, giving the protein MSITGLIDPEMNHKKSFHLRNDSGELDVFEAARYFSGYNEVVGYTGSTLAQKIMREERHGHRARISLDMPMRSLLPQQFHGMEKQMKEKKHKQPSSPGGRLASFLNSLFNQSASKKKKSKSSSQSMKDEDESPGGRRRRRSSISHFRSSSTADSKSTLSSLSSGFRTPPYVLQTPTKSCKEFRTSSDHKHTVPLPTKLNGHAKQNTLQNELKKDSTFLDDKYKHSNNGLSEKQKNWGNELLEKDRTWLEKYSLEEKDIRKFNEVDDGAESDSSSDLFELQNYDLGYCSSGLPVYETTNMDNIKRGAPISSGLL